GCCTGCCGCCGACACCGATCGCCAATCCTGGCAAGGATGCGCTGGAAGCCGTTGCCAACCCTTGGAAAACCCAGGATCTCTATTTCGTCGCCGACGGCACCGGCGGCCACGTTTTTGCCGCTACGCTCGAGGAGCACAATGCCAATGTCAAGCGCTGGCGCAAGCTCGAGGCCGACAAGGGCTCGGACCCGAACATCGCAGTCGACGGCCAGCCGGAAGAGCAGCCGGGCGATAGTGGTGCGACTGTCGTGCCGCCGAAGAAAAAGAAGATCAACTGACAGTTTTCGGGAGGCTCGCATGGCTTTGCAGTCCATGACTGGTTTTGCGCGGCGCGAGGGAACAAGCGGCCGCTGGCGTTGGGCATGGGAGCTGCGCTCGGTCAACGGCAAGGGTTTCGACCTGCGCCTGCGCCTGCCGCCCGGCCTCGAACGCATGGAGGCGGAGGTCCGCCGCCTTGCCGGCGAAAGCTTCAGCCGCGGCAACCTGCAGGCTTCGCTTTCGGTCACCGCTGACGAGAACCGTTTCGAGGCGGTGCTGAACAGGGAAGCGCTTGCCGCCGTGCTTGCCATGCGCGAGCAATTGGCGGGCGTGATCGATCCGGCGCCGCTGAAGCTCGACACGCTGCTTCTGGTGCGCGGCATCGTGGAGTTCCGTGAGGGCGAGGACGCTGAGGAGGCGCTGGCTGCCCGGGATGCCGATATTGCCGCCGGACTCATGGCCGCGCTTGCCGATCTCCGGGCGATGCGCGAACAGGAAGGGGCGGCGCTCTCCCGCATTCTTCTCGATCACGTCGCAACGATCGAGGGCCTGACACGGACGATCGAGATGGATCCTTCGCGCTCGCCGCAGGAGATCGCCTCCCGGCTCGTGGCGCAGGTCGCCTTGCTGATGGACGGCATGGCCGCGTTCGACCGCGACCGGTTGCATGCCGAAGCCGCGCTGTTGGCGACCAAGGCGGATCTGCGCGAGGAAATCGACCGCCTGAAGGCGCATGTCGCCGCCGCGCGCGATCTCCTGGTGAAAGGCGGGCCTGCCGGGCGCCGGCTGGACTTCCTTGCACAGGAATTTAACCGCGAATCGAATACCATCTGCTCCAAGTCGAATGCCTCGGCGGTTACGGCCGCCGGCATCGAGTTGAAAGTCGTGATCGACCAGTTCCGCGAGCAGGTCCAGAATTTGGAGTAGGACATGAAACCGGCGAAATCCTCGCCCGTGCAGATCGCCCGCCGCGGTCTGATGCTTGTCATTTCGTCGCCGTCTGGCGCCGGCAAATCCACCATCGCGCGCACGCTGCTGGAGACCGACAAGCATATCGGCCTTTCCGTCAGCGTCACCACGCGCCCGCGCCGCCCGAGCGAGGTCGAGGGCGTGCATTACCACTTCAAGAGCGTGCGCGAGTTCGAGCGGCTGCGTGACAGCGACGCGCTGCTCGAATGGGCCGAAGTGCATGGCAATTTCTACGGCACGCCGCGCGAGCCGGTCGAGCAGGCCATGGCCGAAGGCCGCGATATGCTCTTCGATATCGACTGGCAGGGCGCCCAGCAGTTGCAGGAGAAGATGTCGGCCGACGTCGTCTCGATCTTCGTGCTGCCGCCGACCATGACGGAGCTCCAGTCGCGTCTGCACCGCCGTGCCGAGGATTCCGAGGAGGTGATTCAGACGCGACTGGCCAACAGCCGCGCCGAGATCGCCCACTGGCGCGAATATGATTATGTCATCGTCAATGACGATCTCAACACCGCCTTCGACGCCGTCCAGTCGATCGTCAAGGCCGAACGCCTGCGCCGCGACCGCCGCCACGGCATGTTCGATTTCGTCCGAGAGCTGCTGGAGGAGACGCCGTCGCTCTAAAGATTGTTCGCGAGAAGGCAGAATTCCTCGACGGACAAGGTCTCTGCCCGACGCGCCGGATCGATCCCCGCCTTGACGAGAAGGCTTTCGCCGCCGAGCGGTTTCAAGCTTTGACGCAGCATCTTGCGACGCTGGCCGAAGGCGGCTTGCGTGACCTTCTCCAAATTGGCGACGGCGCACTGAACGGGGTTTTCACGAGGAAGCAAGTGCACGACCGTTGAGGTCACCTTCGGCGGCGGCGTAAATGCCTGCGGCGGCACGTCGAAGGCCATGCGTGCGTCCGTCCGCCAGCCGCAGAGCACGCCGAGACGGCCGTAATGGTCG
This DNA window, taken from Rhizobium etli CFN 42, encodes the following:
- a CDS encoding YicC/YloC family endoribonuclease, whose translation is MALQSMTGFARREGTSGRWRWAWELRSVNGKGFDLRLRLPPGLERMEAEVRRLAGESFSRGNLQASLSVTADENRFEAVLNREALAAVLAMREQLAGVIDPAPLKLDTLLLVRGIVEFREGEDAEEALAARDADIAAGLMAALADLRAMREQEGAALSRILLDHVATIEGLTRTIEMDPSRSPQEIASRLVAQVALLMDGMAAFDRDRLHAEAALLATKADLREEIDRLKAHVAAARDLLVKGGPAGRRLDFLAQEFNRESNTICSKSNASAVTAAGIELKVVIDQFREQVQNLE
- the gmk gene encoding guanylate kinase, which translates into the protein MKPAKSSPVQIARRGLMLVISSPSGAGKSTIARTLLETDKHIGLSVSVTTRPRRPSEVEGVHYHFKSVREFERLRDSDALLEWAEVHGNFYGTPREPVEQAMAEGRDMLFDIDWQGAQQLQEKMSADVVSIFVLPPTMTELQSRLHRRAEDSEEVIQTRLANSRAEIAHWREYDYVIVNDDLNTAFDAVQSIVKAERLRRDRRHGMFDFVRELLEETPSL